A region of the Sarcophilus harrisii chromosome 3, mSarHar1.11, whole genome shotgun sequence genome:
CATGGGGACAGAGaccctttttgcctttcttcatatcttcAGAACTTAACAATTTCAAACCTTAGCTTAgacaagcacatagtaagtgttgaAAAATGGTGAAGAGATGATGAACTATGGCCTTCATGATGATAGTTGGTCTGTTGGTCTCCACTTGAAATTTCCTTGTTCCAGACTGTTTGCAAAATTCTTACAATTCAGGGCTCCCTCGGtgcctttgttcttttttatccGTGGAAGATTACTTAATTTCATCCAGTTATTCATTCGTTCACCAAAAATTTAAGCACCTACCTCATGCAAATTTCTCTTGTCCAGTGCCTGTTCATTCATCAAAGCCCAGATCAAATATCACTTTTACTCTGTTTCTTCTatatcaggggttcttaatcagGGGTCCATAGAATGGAGtccatgaatagatttcagaagAGTCCATAGACACAGAAATTATGTCTTTATTTCCTTTATGatattgtgtattttattttatgcatttaaaaacattattctgggaaggATTCAATAAACTTTGCCAAAATACCAGAGTAGTTCATGAAacggaaaaaaaattaagaactcctAATCTGCATGGAAGTGATTATGTTCTCTTCTGAGCTTGCATAACATCTTGTACTTCTCTTACTGAACTTCAACATTTGGCTAATATTATAGCTGTTTGTATAAGGTGTAAGGCAGATAACGCAACATATAAGGCATTGGGACCTGATGTCAAGAAgataagaattcaaatctgatttcagatactaaatggctttgtgaccttgggcaagtaaatTAACTTTGGAATGCCTCAGTTTTgttgtgtaaaatgggaataataatattatctatctaCTGGGGTTGTTAGGATaaaattagttaatatttataaagaattttgcaagccttgaaatgatgaataaatgctagctactaaaaatgcttttcattaaattttaataaaaggcCAGTGCTTTTGAGTTATGTATTTTTGTATAAGTGTTCAGATGTGCTTAGCACTATATTTTATAGAGGGTGAAGTAAAATTAGTCAACTACTCTAAAGGTTTTTCTTTCTGAAAGTGATGTCTAGCCTGGAGCAAGAGAGCTAGACCAATTGACTTCTTTGGATCTTTTGAGGTCTAGTAATTGTCCAGCATTATAGTTTATACATACTGTACAATCTTTgataatttaaagataatttactttttcattttattttcattatttccataaacctttgatttcatttgtgGGGATATGCTTCTTTTCCGATACAGATTATGATACCGTATGTTTTATCATTGTTTATGATTCTTATTCATATGGTTACACAAATACTCTAGCTTTTTGGGCTGCGTTTGTTGATTGGTATGCAAGAAGAACCTCAATTTAGGGTAGTTGGGTGGTGCAGTTCAAGGCCCTGTTTGACCCTCGACAAATCATTtaccctgtttgcatcagtttcctcaattacaaaATAAGCTATAggaagaaaaggcaaaccactccagaatcttcgACAAGAATTCTCTTCCCCCTCACAAAGAACTTCaatatgaaaataacaataactatgCAATAACAATaaggattatatttatatattactttaacatttatagttttttttctccaaacatcCTGTGACAaattgtggtataatggaaagagcattaaatttgaattcataaaacCTGAGTTCAGTTCTCATTCTgttacttattatctatgtgaccttgggcaatctTTTGGTTCAAGTTTGCTCATATGCAACATCAGGGTGTTGGTCTCTAAAACATCTAAGGACTAAGGACTTTAGATTTATTACTTAATGTTCTTCAGTTCTATGAAATAACCACTAACATGATATCTTTTTGTTCCAAAATAATGTGATGTTATGTTCAAAGTTTTCCAGTGACAAATTGAACCATGGGCATTATTTTTGTATGATGCATGCTGACTTTGAAAGCTTACAAGCAATAAAggaaaggttttttaaaagttaaagttcACATTTGGAACAGGGAAGaacaattaagaaattaaaaaaaaataataatgaattctgtttatatttcttcAAGAGAGGATGCCCCAGAGAAACTAGAGCAAAATATTATTGATGGTCTATAGTGGTTACAATAAAGagacatagaaatataaacaagaCAGCCAGTCTTCAGATGAAAAACAGATCTTCTGACAGTCTAAAAGTTGGGAGCTTTCATGCTAATGAAGAGACGACCTAGACAATGGTATTACCTCCAGGGCTTAGGTTACATACCAATGTGTCTAGTCACTAACTTACTAACTTAACTATTTCCAAAAGAGCAAGGTGCAGTGGCTTAAGAATTGTTCCGTAGGGAAGgcaagcctttttaaaaatttcctactTGGAGGTAAAAAATAACCTCAAAATTAAGGTTATCaggatttaaaagataaaataggtcCTAAGTTAAAATTAACTAGTCTTTGTTCTAGATGAAAAACAGCAAGCATTCCAGTTGAAAAGAGCATGCTAACCCTCAAAACTGAACATACTGGCAATCTCTCTGGCTCTAAACAGCAGCCACTATCTGGTGAAAGTTTGGCCTACCTAGCCAAGACCCCAGGAGCAGGGACAGATAGTGAGCAGACACAGCAACCTGCTCCATCCAGCCAAGCATTGGATTGTCCCATTCTTCTGGACACTGCACCCTAGTTCAGTTGCTCTTTTTATGGAAATTTTGTGCCCTGAGAAGAACCTAGATGAATACCACAGCTACCTCTTGTAGATGAATTCATGTATATGAGTATGTCATCTATTGCatcctttaaagaaaaaggaaaagtaatgagAATCTTCAAGGTGGGAAGGAAATTAAGGTCTTGAAGTttcaaactttatttatttacttaaatgttttatttaaagcTCCATACTTTAGAAATGCATTGGCCACATGTGTTATATTCATACTTCACTAACATTCTATTCATGATATTTATTAACACCTTCCTTCATATTAGGTTTATTTGTAGGAGAGTGCATGTCTAATGTTGGGGGAAATGTTTTGGAATTACTATACTGTTTTTTCTATCCCCTTTGAGTAAACACCTTTTGCTAAAGAAGTGGATTTATTGATTATTGTTAAGAAGCATTTCTGTGAGGACTgtggaagaaatgaataaaacttgTATGctgttagtgtttttttttttttttttaacatctctcctggggggggggggggaacaactTTAGAAGTAAAAAAATAGAGCTCCATCTGTTGTTGTGTAAATAGAGACATAccctcattttgtattttattctatttagaaTGAGGCTTCCCATCTCTTAGATACCTCCAGGCCCAGTAGCATATTCCAATAGGATTAACTACAGAGAAAACATTCTTTACTTGTACAAATCTGATTTTTGGCAATTCCTGAGGAACCAAAGATtgacattttcttcaaaattatctgaCATCTTGTTCTTATTATTCAACCTcctaaataaggaaaatattggaGCAGTCTCATCTGATAGACTTTTTTTGCATCCAGTAATTTTACCTTTAAACTGGTCTTTGTTATCTACTTGGCAACTGACAGTCAGTTTATCATAATGAAACCTTTTCTTCTAGCCTtgcctctggatttttttttttaacttccagaGAGAGTGGGAGGAATTACTCTCTGAGAGGATCTTGGGACCTCTAGGTTGAGGAATTCCTTTACAAGGCAGATGAACTATTTTTAGAATGAGAACCACATGCATGCTTACTCCTTAGAGTATTCCCTCTAGAAAGTGGCAGTCAGTCCTCTGAGGACCTAATCAGCCTAGAATGAGTTGATCCATTGAGTCCCAATGGAGATATTATATTCCTTTTGCGAAGGACAATCATATTGGTTCAGTTAAGAAAATATATGCCTTTATTATGGGTACCAATCTGGACAAATATTGACTGAACCTTGTTGGGAAGCATAAAATGTGTGGAATTCATACTTAcataattaaaatacatttttgctTAGTCCTTTACTTGCTGCTTTAATGAAAGCTTTCTTAAACCAAATAATTAATACCAATAGAAGTAAAATGAAGATTTGAGAATGAACCCGATTAGAGAGTATGTTATGAGgagaatttatactttaaaaattcaaatacagtttTGCTACTTATGCACTTAAAGCTTTAATGAAAGATTACTTTAAATAGATTATATtaataggaatataaataatattatcatcacttaattttataattcttctttcttGTTGAGGACATTTAGTCAATGTTCAGTTTTATATATGCATTCCTTTTCAATAATGTTTCTTGAGAATTCAATAGGTAGATTTGGGAGGGAGACAGTAGGCTAGAGTTATTCTTCCATTATCTTTGAATAGATTATAGTATGCATATGGCATACTAAGGGGATTGttaacatctttctttttcttttttcttttttttttctttttctcagaaaattggggttaagtgacttgcccaggatcacacagctagaaagtgttaagtgtctgaggccatatttgaactcaggtcctcctgacttcagggtttgtgctctatctacttcaccacctagctgcccctggttcATTTATTATTAACCTAGAAAGAAGTTAAGTCTTTTAGAGGAAGCCAGATAAACTGTTTTGCCAAATTCAATCTGAAATTGTCTTTGAAAGGTATTAACAGGGGCAACTAGgtaatgcagtagatagagcaccaatcctgaaatcaggaagacctgagttcaaatttggcctcagacatttaacactttctagctgtgtgatcctggacaagtcacttaaccccaattgcctcagcaaaataataataataataataagtgaaCCAGAAAAAGTTTCTAGAAAATATTTGAGAGCagaattttttgataatttcaaaATGACAGATACATTTTTTGTAAGAGGAGATGATGGGAAAATTTTAACTTGAAAACATACATATGCCATTTCTTTTAAAGCAATATTTACTTTTGTCTTCTGTTGATAGATTTTAGGTCTTAGAATTGTTTCTTTagtaaaagaattataaaaattaaaaaaaaaagattagtgtTAAGAGTTCAGAATTTGATGCCCAGTTTACATTTAAATCATGAGTTTTCTTAGGAACTAATCACATCTGTTCATCTTAAAGCATGAAAACAGAGATCACAAaagcccaagaatataaagaaCCTTCTTACCTGTTGCCTCCACCATTCCTTCTAGGATCACAACAatttctagttcctctttggGCAGCTGAGCTTTGGAGATCTCCCAAAAAGGACTCTGTTGATTAATTTCATGGCTAATGATCAACGGTGACACGAGAAACAGCCGATCATCCCCTGTGTAATAACCCACATTGATATCTGTCTGGTTCAGTGGTATGAACTCTCCTTCTGTGGTCTGTTTAGATTTGATCAACTTGGCTCTAATTGAAGCCTCAACGATGTGGGAATTCCTAAGGTCCCCCACCCGGAACATCAGGCAAAGCTTCCCATCCCGCATGGAGATTACTGCATGAGTAGAAAATACCAGGGTCTCTGCCCTCTTCTTAGGCTGCGATATTTTTACAAACATGCAGCCTACCATGAATGCATTGACTATAGACCCCAACACAGACTGCACTAAAAGGAGGATAATTCCTTCAGGACACTTGTCTGTGATGACTCGGTAGCCATAACCAATGGTGGTTTCTGTCTCTATTGAGAATAAAAAAGCTGAGACAAACCCATTGAGGTTAGTGACACATGGAGTCCATGTGGGGTCCTCTATATGGTCCATATCTCCTCGGATATAAGCTATAAGCCACCAGATCATGCCGAAGAAGAGCCATGTCACTGTGTAAACCATAACAAAGATCAACAGGTTGAACCTCCATTTCAGATCAACTAAGGTTGTGAAGATATCAGTCAGGTAACGGTAGGTCTCCCTCACATTGCCGTGGTGAACATTGCACTTTCCATCTTTCCTCACGTACCTCtggatttttcttttagctcGGTCTCTGCTGATGTGTTTTGGCAGATCATCTCTGGCTTGCTTAGGCAATTTTGGCTGGTGAATGGTTACTGGACTTTCTACATCCTGTTCCATTGAATCTCCCTCCAGGAcattagctgggatttgaagagaagaaaagaaaaactgctgGTTGGTTGTTTTtggatattaaataaattttgcaGTGACCACAAATGCTATTTACATGGTTACTAATGTAGTATAATGTAGTATGCTTAGATTGTTTGACCCAGGGATTGAGATGGTTTAGATCAAATTTTCCCTAAGGAATTGGGTGGTTCAGATTTAGATTGTTTACCCCAGAGATTGAGATGGTTTAAATTTAGATCGGTTACCCCAGTGATTTGGATGGTTTAGGATTAGGATTAAGTTTTGGTTGCAAAGACTGCCTTATTGAGAGATTTCACTTCAAGGTATTTGGattaatctctcccttttcttttcttcctctaattcATTAAGGTAtaacattaattttcttaaattataaaattatatgtatatataatcttagaattaaaaaggaacttTCAAGTCATCTAActacattacatacatatacatatgcatatgtatatagtaAGTAcatatagtaataatgataatatagtactttcaggtttgcaaagatgtttataaatattatctcatttaattatcaCAACTACCCTGGGGTGtattgattttacagatgaagaatttttttcattaattaggACATTAAGGCAGGTAAAAATTATATGACTTGTCCGGGGTTATACAGCTGGTTAATCCAGCTgtatccagatttgaattcaggttttcttgactccagatctagaGCTCTATCTACCATGCCATTAAGTTACATGTATAAAAGCTCACAATTTATCCCAGATAAGATATTGATCATCTTAGCAAATTTTAATGGATGGAGAGACGAGTGATTTGTCTTAATGTGTTTAAATTTTGAAAGTTCTTGATGTTTGTGCCATTAATTGAGCTTAGCATTATATTAGCAAAAATAGTTAAAACTGGAATCCTCTTCTAGCTTTGTGATACCCTATTCTCTATCAAGAGGACCTTTTTTTACCTGAAATTCAAAGTTTCTCCCCAGGATCTCTCTAATGCAATGCAAATGCATTTACCTTAAAAAGTTTATATGAGGGCACTTATCAGTTTTAATTTGCCATGTGTTTTGTTGGTGTTCTCTTCTTTGGACCTCTTCTTTATATCCTATATTTTCATCCTGAAGCCTCATTGCAACCATGTAATTCACCCTTTGGAAGTACTCTTCCCTCTTCAGCCTTTGCTTGTGATTGGATGGCTCCTTTCAGAACCTGCCTTTAAGGAGGGCATTCAGGCCAGCCATGTCCCATTCCTCTTCAGGTTGTGCTGCAGACTTCCTCTATCGTACAGTGCTTCTTTCTTTCAGCTaccttttatgtgttatcttcctccattagaatttaagttttttttttctgtttgtattcacATTTTCAATACTTAATGCTATGCCTAGCGTATTGTtgtaatacttaataaatggttctgATTGGTGCCATAACTAGATATGGCTCTGAATGTCAACTCCTGGAATCAGTAATTGAGCCTCCtgaagataaataaaagataatgtaaaaaattaactTATGAATTGAGTCCAGCTATCATTTCCTACTTTATGGGTTCACATCTGTGTAATCATTACTTATGTTTAACAGAGACTTGAATTTGCACACTAAATAAGAATTATAAGTAGAGGGAAACACTGTTAAatgataagctccttgaggacatgaACAtgtctcttcattattttgtatcTACTTTACTTTTCTGGATATTATGCAATCAATACTTTTTACCTGGAATATTAATTGGTGGATTAAGATAACAAGGACAATTGTCAGGTAACATGCAAATCTATTATTATCAGATTACAAACTTTAAAGATAACGTCAACATTTATCTATCGAACATTGGTATGTCCTCACTATGTACTTATCACAATCCTTCCACACTTTTGTAGACTATTTTTccataatacaaaaaaatagaTTATCACATGCTGGCCAAAGTTTTGTTAACAATAttataaattcagaaatgaaaagataCTTAAAGGTCATTAGCTCCATGCTCAATGCCATTCATTTACCCTTGAGCaaactaagattcagagagattaaatgatacCAAATTGATAGTAAATGACAGAATCAAGATTGTATTCAGGTTTAAAAGTATGAGGGCTAATTTGGCTAAATTATAGAGCATGTGAAGAACccagagtcagaagacttgagatCAAGTCTTAAAttttgatacttactagttacATGAAATCatcaaatcatttcacctttctggatcttctcagtttcctcatctgtaaaatgagggagttgtcTAAGTAATCTATAAGCCCAAGACATCATCCTATTGATGAACTTCTCCAATATTGGGAAAACTCTTGGATCATAGACATGCATTGAGAGGGCTGTGCTCAAGGTCTTTCTAGATTATAGGACCTACCAGAATTTACATTAAATTAGGAGAGTATTTGAGAATCTAGGACCATCTTTATGTCACAATGAAATATTGGAGTAGCATTTGTGAAATCTTTAGAAATATAGTAATTGTGCTGAAAacacttttcttttattttggtttaaCATATATCTACATAGGATACCAGACAGCTTTCCTAAAATAGGAAAATCCCTTAGGAAGGTCAATGCATGGTAAAAATGCTAGGAGGTTCCTAGTAGGGGCAAGTGTCAAGAGAAATTGTAACAATCATGGGTACAATTCAGTTAATGGTTGAGCAAGGGATAGTGAAGAATTTTAAGTCTGAAATAATTTATTGTCATAGAGTGTtaagaattagaaaggacctAGGAAATCACCTAGAATacttcttcactttacagatgagggaactgggatccagagaggtgaaatgatttgatGACTTTATGTAACTAGCAGATATCAAAGGTAAGACTTGATCTCAGGTCTTTTGATTCCTGATTCTTAACATACTCTATAATTCAGCCAGACTTTTATACTATTTTCACACACAATCATATAATCCATATCAAcacttcccctccctcttcagattaaaaaaaaaaaaacttttacagatatattgtatttatatacatatttaaattatattttatagattttttgttAGGTTGCTTACtacttaaatattattatcatttccttcacagttgtttcttttcattttaaaagagaactaatgaaaacaCAGAGTGATGTGAATCATATTTAGTggggcagagttgcacaaagttgtcatcCTTagtctcttccagagtcatcaaaattcagtggcaagacaaaaattagGAAGACAGCGGAATGAAGCCAGGAAGTtgtttgagctctcccagtttccttcaaaaacgatgtgaaaccaagtctctgaacagtctgatggaatgaaacttcTCTCTAGTTGAATATAGATTGGAAAATTTTCAAGAAAGGTTAatttcactggggtgaaaagggtattTAGCTCAGTTTAGAtggactctgggaaagctggtgagagggtcttaattacAGTAAATCAGccactaagaccctcagtcctgggcTCAGTGGAGGAGCGGACCAGTAGAGCAGCTTCCAGTAccagctcagaaagcaaattcTAGGAAACTAGGCTGTTTTctggaaagagcagataaagcTATCCTCTGCAAATACCAAGAgcctctgtgctcaaagccaaggctcagagctgcacagaaagcttgggacagtgctctCTTTATCTCAAGGATAGAGTTTGatcataaaagcaaaaaaaaaaaaaaaaaaaaaaaaaaagaaataccaaaagaaaaggaaagaaaatgagcaagaaacagaaaagaaccttgaccataaaaagctacaatGGAGATAGGGAAGACCAAAGCACCAACTCcgacaaaaacaaaatgtcaacagaggaaatctcagaatgatatgaactggtctcaagctcaaagaggcttcttggaagtgctaataaaagacttttaaaagcaaatattagagatagaagaaaaaatgagaaaagaagtgagaatTATGTAAGAGAgtgtcaacagcttagaaaaggaagaaaattccttaaaaaaatacaattagccaaatgcaaaaaaaaaaaaaaattcactaaagaaacaacatcttcaaaaatagaattaactaattggaaaaagagaatcaaaaactaattcaagaaaatcacacattaaaaactagaacagagcaaatggaagctgaTAATTCTATGAAATATCAATAATTAGTCAcag
Encoded here:
- the KCNJ6 gene encoding G protein-activated inward rectifier potassium channel 2; the protein is MEQDVESPVTIHQPKLPKQARDDLPKHISRDRAKRKIQRYVRKDGKCNVHHGNVRETYRYLTDIFTTLVDLKWRFNLLIFVMVYTVTWLFFGMIWWLIAYIRGDMDHIEDPTWTPCVTNLNGFVSAFLFSIETETTIGYGYRVITDKCPEGIILLLVQSVLGSIVNAFMVGCMFVKISQPKKRAETLVFSTHAVISMRDGKLCLMFRVGDLRNSHIVEASIRAKLIKSKQTTEGEFIPLNQTDINVGYYTGDDRLFLVSPLIISHEINQQSPFWEISKAQLPKEELEIVVILEGMVEATGMTCQARSSYVTSEILWGYRFTPVLTLEDGFYEVDYNSFHETYETSTPSLSAKELAELSNRAELPLSWSVSSKLNHHAELETEEEKNHEEQTERNGDVTKLENESKV